Proteins encoded in a region of the Gammaproteobacteria bacterium genome:
- a CDS encoding putative magnetosome multi-heme MamP (Evidence 3 : Putative function from multiple computational evidences) — MKPKLFPLLKSVEQIGYVITSIGFIIFCGVILAALFGRTSWESSQPTKTLSQDQLEPPIAVGHGPRKLRNPQLKAYVGPNIRLSEAHWQGLEALPLSTELKQKLRLPDTLNGLLIDEVTLNAAASGLLAGDVLGAVNGIEVNSLEALVQVSRLVQNQTNVMVTVYRKGQWLSFTLSAPDNLGFAQAETAPMILPGEIMPHPYRGPCTECHAIGTTGHIVPDPDNIILPPPPISAKVTTPPHKDRGPCRACHQIIQ, encoded by the coding sequence ATGAAACCAAAATTATTTCCACTGCTGAAAAGCGTTGAACAAATTGGTTATGTCATTACATCAATTGGTTTCATCATATTCTGCGGAGTTATACTTGCCGCACTGTTTGGTCGCACGAGCTGGGAAAGTTCTCAACCAACCAAAACATTAAGTCAGGACCAGTTAGAACCACCAATAGCGGTTGGTCACGGGCCAAGAAAATTGCGTAATCCCCAGCTTAAGGCGTATGTGGGTCCTAATATTCGTTTATCGGAGGCTCATTGGCAGGGGCTTGAAGCATTACCATTGAGCACAGAATTGAAACAAAAATTGCGCTTACCTGATACGTTGAACGGATTATTGATCGATGAAGTCACGTTGAACGCGGCGGCGAGTGGTTTATTAGCAGGAGACGTGCTGGGAGCGGTCAACGGAATAGAAGTGAATAGTCTTGAAGCCTTAGTGCAGGTATCCAGGCTAGTACAAAATCAAACGAATGTAATGGTAACCGTCTACCGCAAGGGACAATGGCTTTCTTTCACGCTATCAGCGCCAGATAATCTAGGATTCGCTCAGGCGGAGACAGCGCCAATGATCCTCCCCGGAGAAATTATGCCACACCCCTATCGTGGACCTTGTACGGAATGTCATGCTATTGGTACTACAGGACATATTGTGCCCGATCCAGATAATATTATTTTGCCACCTCCTCCAATTTCTGCCAAGGTAACCACGCCACCTCATAAAGATAGAGGACCGTGTCGTGCTTGCCATCAAATTATCCAATAA
- a CDS encoding putative magnetosome protein MamO (Evidence 3 : Putative function from multiple computational evidences) → MSNDTPPLRPFCWQAWKIPVLILVLLYFGTLAWTYHLVKEHNVLGLMATGNTTRIASARPVALNVLPSEERAAVVNIGGTLKSPSAGMLPYVSVGSGVLVSPIGYVVTAQHLIQDLAEIQVRVQTNQGPKQYSAKMVKVVPEHDLALLKIVSRDRFSYLALENGLVQTGEIVRAWGDPMGTDAMRHLGAVTQLNLNNSMQILNRRFTHLMQTDAVVHWSQSGGPLINGNGRLVGINLAVEDPNIGIVGYAVPAQILMTHFQELINFPKEPLSTSVGRPADRWWKRVKNFMQKNLGQNAIPFTIAAPVRDLAHEPTTRILGYPIANFFGLLLLGFISGISGGMMTMGGGIIKVTGLMWLFGYGLLLVRPVAYITNIFMYGAATLRYRQDGLLRFDLCRPLIPWAMGGMVFGYFIGNVLSTTIIQWLLGGFALILAIKMLVEISESTSHQEFDEDDISPDSRFMSRVWRYLGTRDLPSNKPSQTRIHGVLGLPMGLISGILGITGGVVEVPLQRYLAKVPLRNAIANSATLVFFASLVGSVVALIHGTQNGSFEWQTPVIMAFILTPGAWVGGKLGAWLTAVVHLNTLRWVYALLMFVIAIRMFLS, encoded by the coding sequence ATGAGCAATGACACTCCCCCCTTGCGGCCTTTTTGTTGGCAGGCCTGGAAGATTCCTGTCTTAATCCTCGTGTTACTTTATTTCGGCACGCTTGCTTGGACCTATCATCTAGTTAAAGAACACAATGTGTTGGGATTGATGGCCACTGGGAACACAACCAGGATTGCCAGCGCGCGGCCTGTCGCGCTCAATGTTCTTCCTAGTGAGGAACGCGCGGCTGTAGTGAATATCGGTGGCACCTTAAAATCACCATCTGCGGGAATGTTGCCTTATGTCTCGGTAGGTTCAGGAGTGTTGGTTAGTCCAATCGGTTACGTGGTTACGGCTCAACATCTCATTCAAGATCTTGCTGAGATTCAGGTGCGAGTACAAACCAATCAAGGGCCAAAACAATATTCCGCTAAGATGGTCAAGGTAGTGCCTGAACATGATTTAGCATTACTAAAAATTGTGAGCCGAGATCGTTTTTCTTATTTAGCTTTGGAAAATGGATTGGTGCAGACTGGAGAAATCGTGCGTGCCTGGGGTGATCCAATGGGAACCGATGCAATGCGACATCTTGGCGCAGTGACCCAGCTCAACCTAAATAATTCGATGCAAATTCTCAATCGTCGCTTTACTCATTTGATGCAAACGGATGCCGTTGTGCATTGGTCACAGAGCGGCGGTCCATTAATCAATGGAAACGGTCGATTGGTTGGCATTAATCTCGCTGTTGAGGATCCTAATATCGGAATCGTGGGTTATGCGGTTCCAGCCCAAATATTGATGACCCATTTTCAAGAATTGATCAATTTCCCTAAGGAACCGCTCTCTACATCAGTAGGGCGACCTGCGGATCGTTGGTGGAAACGGGTCAAAAATTTCATGCAAAAAAATTTAGGTCAGAATGCTATTCCCTTCACGATTGCTGCCCCAGTGCGCGATCTCGCTCATGAGCCGACAACGCGAATTTTAGGTTATCCCATTGCCAATTTTTTTGGGCTGTTGCTGTTGGGATTTATATCAGGAATTAGCGGTGGCATGATGACCATGGGGGGAGGGATCATTAAGGTCACGGGTTTAATGTGGCTTTTTGGTTATGGGCTGCTATTGGTGCGTCCGGTTGCGTATATCACCAACATTTTTATGTATGGTGCTGCCACTCTTCGTTATCGTCAGGATGGATTGCTGCGTTTTGATCTTTGTCGACCTCTGATTCCCTGGGCCATGGGTGGCATGGTGTTTGGTTACTTTATTGGCAACGTACTTAGCACCACCATTATTCAATGGTTACTGGGTGGCTTCGCCCTAATACTTGCCATCAAGATGTTGGTGGAGATATCTGAAAGCACGAGCCATCAAGAATTCGATGAGGATGACATTTCGCCAGACTCACGATTTATGAGTCGCGTATGGCGTTATTTAGGTACACGCGATTTACCTTCGAACAAACCATCCCAAACAAGAATACATGGAGTGTTGGGACTGCCAATGGGACTAATCAGCGGGATTCTTGGCATCACCGGAGGCGTAGTGGAAGTACCGTTACAGCGTTATCTGGCGAAGGTGCCCCTGCGCAATGCCATCGCCAACAGCGCCACACTGGTATTTTTTGCCTCATTGGTTGGTTCGGTGGTGGCCTTGATCCATGGCACACAAAATGGTTCGTTTGAATGGCAGACGCCGGTAATTATGGCTTTTATCTTGACTCCTGGTGCTTGGGTGGGCGGTAAGCTCGGAGCCTGGTTGACCGCAGTTGTACATTTAAATACTTTACGCTGGGTCTATGCGTTATTAATGTTCGTAATTGCAATCAGGATGTTTTTGTCATGA